A DNA window from Setaria viridis chromosome 2, Setaria_viridis_v4.0, whole genome shotgun sequence contains the following coding sequences:
- the LOC117845720 gene encoding BAG family molecular chaperone regulator 2, producing MMRTRPKGTFADAMRESSPPAAPAPGSAAAAVKEDEWEVRPGGMLVQKRSSDADAPAGAPVPTIRVKVKFNGVYHEIYINSQASFGELKKLLSTRTGLHPEDQKLVYKDKERDSKAFLDMAGVRDRSKMVLLEDPAAQAKRLLEQRRTDKAERAAKSISRVSLDVDKLATKVSALETIVGKGGKVVDADVVTLTEALMNELVKLDSIAAEGEVKVQRRMQEKRVQKYVETLDAIRAKNAAAPRANGNGAANANGHAKARAQHLPPRPPPVSQRRNFKEPAAAAAAAPPTQRWETFDLLSSAPSTSSAAVTTTMAAATTTSPAAATASPIPRFDWELF from the exons ATGATGCGCACCAGGCCCAAAGGTACATTCGCGGACGCGATGAGGGAGAGCtcccctcctgctgctcctgctccgggttcggcggccgcggcggtgaaGGAGGACGAGTGGGAGGTGCGGCCCGGCGGGATGCTGGTGCAGAAGCGGAGCTCGGACGCGGACGCCCCCGCGGGGGCGCCCGTGCCCACCATCCGCGTCAAGGTCAAGTTCAATGGCGTCTACCACGAGATCTACATCAACTCGCAGGCCTCCTTCG GTGAGCTGAAGAAGCTGCTGTCGACGCGGACGGGGCTGCACCCGGAGGACCAGAAGCTGGTGTACAAGGACAAGGAGCGGGACTCCAAGGCGTTCCTCGACATGGCCGGCGTCAGGGACCGCTCTAAGATGGTGCTGCTCGAGGACCCCGCCGCGCAGGCCAAGCGCCTCCTCGAGCAGCGGCGCACCGACAAGGCTGAGCGCGCCGCCAAGTCCATCTCCCGCGTCAGCCTCGACGTCGACAAGCTCGCCACCAAG GTGTCGGCGCTGGAGACCATCGTGGGCAAGGGCGGCAAGGTAGTGGACGCCGACGTGGTGACCCTCACCGAGGCGCTCATGAACGAGCTGGTCAAGCTGGACTCCATCGCCGCCGAAGGCGAGGTCAAGGTGCAGCGGCGAATGCAG GAGAAGCGGGTGCAGAAGTACGTGGAGACGCTGGACGCCATCCGCGCCAAGAACGCGGCGGCGCCCAGGGCCAACGGCAACGGCGCCGCGAACGCGAACGGGCACGCCAAGGCCCGCGCGCAGCAcctcccgccgcgcccgccgcccgtctcTCAGCGGCGGAACTTCAAggagcccgcggcggcggccgccgcggcgccgcccacgCAGAGATGGGAGACGTTCGACCTGCTGTCCTCGGCTCCGTCCACGTCCTCGGCCGCCGTGACCACCACCATGGCAGCCGCGaccaccacctcgccggcggccgcgacggcctCCCCGATCCCGCGGTTCGACTGGGAGCTCTTCTGA